Proteins encoded by one window of Fibrobacter sp. UWB15:
- a CDS encoding acetyl-CoA carboxylase biotin carboxyl carrier protein subunit translates to MKKTVRISFEGKTYDVEVEVLDSNAAVAAAPAAAPAAAPAPAAAPAVAGGTEVKSPLAGSVFKLKVKVGDTVTANQEVAIIEALKMENPVVAPCAGTVNSIAVKETDTVVDGQTLMTIA, encoded by the coding sequence ATGAAGAAAACCGTCCGTATCAGTTTCGAAGGCAAGACCTACGATGTCGAAGTAGAAGTTCTTGATTCCAATGCCGCCGTTGCCGCCGCTCCTGCTGCAGCTCCCGCTGCCGCTCCGGCTCCTGCCGCCGCTCCTGCTGTTGCCGGTGGTACCGAAGTCAAGAGCCCGCTCGCTGGCTCCGTGTTCAAACTGAAGGTCAAGGTCGGCGACACCGTTACCGCCAACCAGGAAGTGGCTATCATCGAAGCTCTCAAGATGGAAAACCCGGTCGTCGCTCCGTGCGCCGGCACCGTGAACTCCATTGCCGTCAAGGAAACCGACACTGTCGTCGACGGCCAGACTCTCATGACCATCGCCTAA
- a CDS encoding histidine phosphatase family protein — translation MRKKWCVECLGAALAVSLFLFGCSAENNGGVANGGESANGDPAEVKPDTQAVQVVEPIDAPLYVFEILEERIAAADSTDSVKVSHIVDLLARPRVEQHLMNHVPLDSAVERAKYETLAAFGVDSLQYAMDSNAVLLAIAAMMQNRLSKEESQNFIGTLGEDLKGDGVWNDPNWKIQVADWIVGLDSNWRYGEIRNNVTSAYGGNVPNFERYMRSFIPLAYAFEPCTEANAGTVVHVNQGQSAYFANDYETSDHSAVRFICDANGFQWRLAQPMEKDTVGFGPGEYEKEIREGRVIHDNYYIFDTGAWRLATPQEADGFTDLVEVYANLAADEKVVFIIRHSERTGETGAKGHLTDNGKKYAQDLGKRLAAVNQEKFYFGYSGYTRTLETCENIAAGYGQSKYDLEVFAGLDGDWYMKDSLKFENYSNSDGGGWVVCSKYAFLGAYPDVFYDLETRSEELLQNEILANLGKMRRVNFLVTHDYLVVPLLAYVTNGHANVRFYEKWKWVNYMAGVAMIISADGSARYIPVKGLETGVM, via the coding sequence ATGAGAAAAAAATGGTGTGTGGAATGTTTGGGTGCTGCCCTGGCAGTATCCCTATTCTTGTTTGGGTGCAGTGCAGAAAATAATGGCGGTGTTGCAAATGGTGGCGAATCTGCAAACGGGGACCCAGCAGAGGTAAAGCCCGATACCCAGGCGGTTCAAGTGGTCGAACCGATTGATGCGCCGCTCTATGTCTTTGAAATTCTAGAAGAACGTATCGCCGCGGCTGATTCTACCGATTCGGTCAAGGTGTCCCATATAGTGGACCTTTTGGCGCGCCCCCGTGTAGAGCAGCACTTGATGAACCATGTCCCGTTGGATTCTGCCGTGGAACGTGCGAAGTACGAAACGCTCGCGGCCTTTGGTGTAGATTCCCTGCAGTATGCGATGGATTCTAACGCCGTGCTGCTTGCCATTGCGGCAATGATGCAGAACCGCTTGAGTAAAGAAGAATCGCAGAATTTTATTGGCACTTTGGGCGAAGACCTGAAGGGCGATGGCGTATGGAATGACCCTAACTGGAAAATCCAGGTTGCCGACTGGATTGTAGGGCTCGATAGCAACTGGCGCTACGGCGAAATTCGGAATAACGTAACGTCGGCCTACGGCGGGAATGTGCCGAATTTCGAACGCTACATGCGCAGCTTTATCCCGCTTGCTTACGCCTTTGAACCTTGCACCGAAGCAAACGCGGGAACTGTCGTACATGTGAACCAGGGTCAGAGCGCTTATTTTGCAAACGATTACGAAACGTCGGACCATTCGGCGGTACGCTTTATTTGCGATGCGAATGGATTCCAGTGGCGCCTTGCGCAACCCATGGAAAAAGATACGGTGGGCTTTGGTCCGGGCGAATACGAAAAGGAAATCCGCGAAGGCCGCGTCATCCATGACAACTATTACATTTTCGATACCGGCGCTTGGCGCCTTGCCACCCCGCAAGAGGCCGACGGCTTTACCGATTTGGTCGAAGTCTATGCGAACTTGGCTGCCGACGAAAAGGTCGTGTTCATTATCCGCCACAGTGAACGCACCGGCGAGACAGGCGCAAAGGGCCACTTGACTGACAACGGAAAAAAGTACGCCCAGGATTTGGGAAAACGCCTTGCCGCCGTGAATCAGGAAAAGTTCTACTTCGGCTATTCGGGCTATACCCGCACCCTGGAAACCTGCGAAAACATTGCCGCGGGTTATGGTCAGTCGAAATACGATTTGGAAGTGTTTGCCGGGCTCGATGGCGACTGGTACATGAAAGACAGCTTGAAGTTTGAAAACTATTCGAACTCCGATGGCGGCGGCTGGGTCGTGTGTTCCAAGTATGCCTTTTTAGGGGCTTACCCGGATGTGTTCTATGATTTGGAAACGCGAAGCGAAGAATTGCTGCAGAATGAAATTTTGGCGAATTTGGGCAAAATGAGGCGGGTAAACTTCTTGGTTACGCATGACTATCTTGTTGTCCCGCTGCTTGCCTATGTAACGAACGGGCACGCGAATGTGCGCTTTTACGAAAAATGGAAATGGGTGAATTACATGGCCGGGGTAGCCATGATTATCTCTGCCGACGGTTCGGCGCGATATATTCCCGTAAAAGGCCTCGAAACCGGGGTGATGTAG